Genomic window (Scylla paramamosain isolate STU-SP2022 unplaced genomic scaffold, ASM3559412v1 Contig31, whole genome shotgun sequence):
acaaaagctTTTCCTCCCATCTCATCTCTCCTTGACTTGTCCTTTCACTGGTAATTTGGGAGACCTGAGACGCTCGGATCCCACAGAGGACAACCGCAgcggcctggaggaggaggagaaggagaaggaagccaGCATTAGAACCAAGAACactgggagaagaagaggagccaATCAGAAATCAATACTGTTTGTGGTGATTTCAAATTGGTGGATTTTAAAGACAAGTATTGACTTAGGTACAGAAAGGTGGATTAATATCTCAGGTACCccaccccacacccacacacatacacacacacacacacacagacctagAAGCACAGTGAATCATGCCTAAATCTGCGTGTAGCCTCAAGAGCGACGAGAACACGAGAGGCTGTGCTAAAACTTGTGCTATGCTTGGTCTCTGGGCCGCATCAACGTGGAGAAGCAGGTGGAGAAAGTTCCTCATTTCTTGGCTGTAGTGGGGGTGGATAGGTGCAAAGATCCctctcattatcttcattataaGTGCTGGTAAGGTCTGTGGGTGAGACGAGGGTGACGTCAAATGGTTGGCGACAATGTGGGCTTTTTTCAGTGAGTCAGTTATGTGGGTGTGTTGATGTTTAATGGTGATGTTCCTGTgggttttcagtgttgttttagtggttccagtgatagtttaacaggctgcagtggaagttgttggggttttcaagggtgtttttcatggttctaatagtttaacaggctgcagtggaagttactggggctttcaagggtgtttttcatggttctaatagtttaacaggctgcagtggaagttgttggggttttcaagggtgtttttcatggttctaatagtttaacaggttgcagtggaagttgttggggttttcaagggtgtttttcatggttctaatagtttaacaggctgcagtggaagttgttggggttttcaagggtgtttttcatggttctaatagtttaacaggctgcagtggaagttgttagggttttcaagggtgtttttcatggttctaatagtttaacaggctgcagtggaagttactggggctttcaagggtgtttttcatggttctaatagtttaacaggctgcagtggaagttgttagggttttcaagggtgtttttcatggttctaatagtttaacaggctgcagtggaagttgttggggctttcaagggtgtttttcatgattccagtgacagtttaacaggctacAGTGGAAGCTATTACAGTTTACAAAGGGACCTCCACGATTCAAGCAAAGTCACTGGAGTTTACAAGGAAAAATTTAACGACACCACACTTTTCAACAAGCTGGCGTGAAAACTATAAAGATTTCCACAACCACAGCAAGCACACCTACCACCACAGCCCACCACAGCCTACCACAGCCTTACCACAGCCTTACCACCTCCTCAGACAGCTCACCTCCGCCTCAAAAGCCCTGCGTAGAGTCAGCATCTCGTACAAGACACAGCCCAGCGCCCACACATCACTCTTCTGATTGTAGGGCCTCTCCTGACACAGCTCTGGTGACAGGTAGCAAGGTGTACCAACCACTGAGAGTGCTTTACTcttgctgggagagagagagagagagagagggagataagctGATTGAAAGATATATTagtgatggatagatagaaaggaagaaatagagacaAATAGGggaacagacagatagataaaaggtagacagacagaatgaaaaagagaaagagagggagagagataaaacaagacgaaacacacacaagaagcgaacttaagaaaagaaggattggagagagagatagagaaagactaacaacaacagtaacacacacacacacacacacacacacacacacacacacacacatacctgcttAAAATCTTTGAAATTCCAAAATCGCCAATTTTAACGATGCGATGCGAACGATCCAAGAGAATGTTGTTGGATTTGATGTCACGATGAAGGATGTTGCTGTTGTGGATGTGCTGCATGCCGAGGACCAGCTGGCAGAACAGGTGCAGCACGTCCTGTTCACAGAAGAACACAGGATTACTTGAAAGTCCCTATatcttccactgcagcctgttaaactatcactagagctttgaaaactccaataacttccactgcagcctgtcaaactattagaaccatgaaaaacacccttgaaaatcccaacaacttccactgcagcctgttaaactattagaaccatgaaaaacacccttgaaaaccccaacattgtccactgcagcctgttaaactattagaaccatgaaaaacacccttgaaaaccccaacaacttccactgcagcctgttaaactattagaaccatgaaaaacacccttgaaaaccccaacaacttccactgcagcctgttaaactattagaaccatgaaaaacacccttgaaaaccccaacaacttccactgcagcctgtcaaactattagaaccatgaaaaacacccttgaaaaccccaagaacgtccactgcagcctgttaaactattagaaccatgaaaaacacccttgaaaaccccaacaacatccactgcagcctgtcaaactatcactggagCCTTGAAGACCCCAAGAAcgtccactgcagcctgtcaaACTATTAGAACCGTGAAAaagacccttgaaaacctcagtatGAACACGCAGCCTCATTTTCTCACCCCTGCggccacctcacctcctcctgcagAAGGTTTCCCTCGCCCCTGGACCTCAGGTAGTCGTACAGGTTCCCCCCAGGAGCATATTCCATCACAATCATCATGGTATTGTTTTCAAGGTAATTATCAAAATATTCAATTATATTCGGGTGTTGCAGCATTGACAACACCCGCACTTCATTCTTAGTCAGCTGTaagtacaagaagaagaggaggaggatgaggaggaggaacacaaatgaatacaaaggaaatttaaatacagtatataatttttttttgtttatttatttatttatttagtttttttttgctagTGTGGTTCGGCTAAGTAGTATGTGGTGTCAGTGTGGGGTCAAGATAGTGATGAACAAGGCTGCTCCCcgcccactcacccatccacccattgCTAACAGGCTAGGAGGAtgtaatgaggaagaggaagaagaagaagaagaagaggaggaggaggaggaggaggagggacataatagaagaataagattagtataagataaagaagaagaggaggaggaggaggaggaggaggaagacaagaaaaagaagaggaagagtaggaggaagaggaagaaaagcaaggggaggtaaaaagaagaaaaagaagaacaagaagaacaagaagaagaacaagaacaagaagaagaagaagaagaagaagaagaagaagaagacaagaaaaaagaagaagaggaggaggagcagaaggaagaagacaagaaaaaagaagaggaagaggaggaggaagaggaagaaaaacaagagataagaagaagaagaagaagaagaagaagaagaagaagaagaagaagaagaggaagaggaggaagaggtaaaaagtattatttttatttgtgctctctctctctctctctctctctctgtgtgtgtaattaattaatcaataaataaacttaaGTAATTTACAGAACAAATAcaatatgtctctctctctctctctctctctctctctctctctctctctctctctctctctctctctctctcacctcacatTCCTCTTCGCTGATAGATTCCATGGGCAGTTTCTTTATAACGACCGGCCGGTTGTCTTCCAGGCGCCAATACAAGTACACATtgctggaacacacacacacacacacacacacacacacacacacacacacacacacacacacacacacacagataagggTGAGAGTAATGATCTGTCTATTAGTGTCACAGTTAGGTTAGAATTGTTTAAGGTGTGAGGGGTGGTGGGGGGGCAAGGGGGTAGGGGATCCAGGTTAGGTAGGGCTGGTTTgggttatggaggaggaggaggaggaggaggaggaggaggaggaggaggggacatgTTACGTTAAATTAAGCTAAATGTATTTTTAACAATATGGCGTCTTTTCTAATACTTTGCTTCATCAATTTACCTTAatttccctccccccccctctacTGACACCTaccccctccccagctcccctctcccccccgtGCACGCCCCCCCATGCTTCAGGAGAGAGAACAAATTGATAGGATATGTTAAAACTGTCATTTCTCCCAGTTTAAACagcggggggggagggggggttaGGATGGAAGGGTGCAGGGGGGGGGGGCATCACTTAAACAGCAAGATTAGTTACTCCACGGGTCCAGGATAGgtgtggggggggtgggggggaattATGGGGGGTagaggggatgagaggggggTAGGGGGGATAAGAGGGGGGGTACGGCCGGATATCTCTTCTCTTGACAataattttgcgttttttttttttttgtccttagaATTTTAAAGTTTCCCATATTTGGTGAGTTTGGCTTAAGACCACGCCCACCACCTAGCCACGCCCTCCTGCCACGCCCCTCCACCGCCACGCCCCCTACGCCTGTCTAACACGATACAAACTTTAAATTAATATCTGTCACCATCTTGCATTAAaaaggtacgagagagagagagagagagagagagagagagagagagagagagagagagagagagagggggggggggttaccCGTATGCTCCTCTGCCTATAGCTTGCACGAGTTTGTAATTCTCCATAGCGTAGGGAAGGACGGCGCCCACACCTGCAAACACAGAATTTCTcatattattacacacacacacgtcacctccccttctcctcctcttatctcccctccccctctcctctcagcaTCCGCCACGCTAAGTATTCACCACACACTACTGCATCTCATCCTAAACTAACAGTCTAATGCGTTAAATACTCACTCTGGTCACGTGACACAAGGGAAtatggaaaaatacaaaaaaattaaccGAATGTTTACGTTTCAggtgatcttcttcttcttgtggccTGTTTTCAATGGTGCCATATTGTGTTGACAAAAAATCCGGAGAAAAGTGCAGAAAATTTCAGTAGATAGGATATATactcacttcctcactttccccattattattattatcatatatcattatttatttatttatttgttactgTTTACTGGCATAAATAGTTTAGCTTCGTGGCTGTCATGACAACACAGCTGCGTCAGAACCCAGACCAAGACCTAAGCCTCCCTCTTAAGATGCTTCTACGCTGTTACCTTCAAGATGGCCCCATTTCCCTTTGAAACGTAACTTCTAAAAATAATCGAGTTAAGGCCAgatgcgtttcagaatatgatagaATTAATCAAGATCACCCCGCATGGATAGCCtaaattatttcattattaccatcattatagAGTATTTGATGATAATTTAAATAAGTTGGAGCCGAGATATTGATAAACCTCGGACACTTATATTAtccaaaaatattactaaaacaatataaaaataatcataaaatttACTACATCAAAAATCTTTccttaaaaatacaaataacaccaaaatatcTTTCATAAAAGCCGAAAGCGAAAGTTCCGAAGTGGTCACCTCCTCGCGGCTTGCCTTCAGCTTTGGAGGACGGTGTTCACAGcaaatt
Coding sequences:
- the LOC135097749 gene encoding serine/threonine-protein kinase Nek8-like isoform X1, with the translated sequence MENYKLVQAIGRGAYGNVYLYWRLEDNRPVVIKKLPMESISEEECELTKNEVRVLSMLQHPNIIEYFDNYLENNTMMIVMEYAPGGNLYDYLRSRGEGNLLQEEDVLHLFCQLVLGMQHIHNSNILHRDIKSNNILLDRSHRIVKIGDFGISKILSSKSKALSVVGTPCYLSPELCQERPYNQKSDVWALGCVLYEMLTLRRAFEAETLPALIMKIMRGIFAPIHPHYSQEMRNFLHLLLHVDAAQRPSIAQVLAQPLVFSSLLRLHADLGMIHCASRPLRLSSVGSERLRSPKLPVKGQVKER
- the LOC135097749 gene encoding serine/threonine-protein kinase Nek8-like isoform X2, which encodes MLQHPNIIEYFDNYLENNTMMIVMEYAPGGNLYDYLRSRGEGNLLQEEDVLHLFCQLVLGMQHIHNSNILHRDIKSNNILLDRSHRIVKIGDFGISKILSSKSKALSVVGTPCYLSPELCQERPYNQKSDVWALGCVLYEMLTLRRAFEAETLPALIMKIMRGIFAPIHPHYSQEMRNFLHLLLHVDAAQRPSIAQVLAQPLVFSSLLRLHADLGMIHCASRPLRLSSVGSERLRSPKLPVKGQVKER